In Gimesia panareensis, the genomic window ATGCTGATGTCCGTGCTTTTGGTTTCACAGGTGGATGCAGAAGAAAAACAACAGGCATCGACCGAAGAGACGAAACCGTTTCTGGTCGTGAAGCTAGTGGATCAGGAGGGAAAACCGGTGGTGGGGGCGCAGACCGGTATGGTGGCGATCGTCAAAGGCTCTGATCGTGAGCAGGGATTGGAGTGGGACTTCGGGCACTATGAGCAGAAGTCTGATGCTGAAGGGATGCTCCGGTTTCGCGATCGGGGCCAGTTTCGCAGCATGGTCTATGCGCGGCATGCCGGTCGTGGCCTGGTGGCTGTGAAACGGACGGATCTGATTGAGGACCAGAAGTCGCCCCTGGTGCTGACGATGTATCCTGAATGCCATGTTACCTGGACGATTGAAAGCAGTCAGCTCCGCCAACGCGGTAAAGAAATCGGGGTCCTGCGCGGGCTCAGTAGTTCGGAAAACCTGATCTGCCAGTGGTGTCAGCGCACAGGTTCGACGCTGCATTTTTTTCTACCGCAGGGAGAGTTTTCCCTTCTGGCTCACTCAAAACATATCAGTCCGATTGAGAAACCAATCGTGATCAAAGCCGGGCAGAAAACATTGGATGCGGGGACGTCGGATGCCCATGCCCAGAAGTGGATTTTACTCGAAGGTCAGCCAGCACCGGAAATCGCAGATGTCAAAGAGTGGAAAAATAGTCCGCCAATCAAGTTGTCGCAACTGAGAGGGAAAGTGGTCGTGCTGGAGTTCTGGGGCTGGTGGTGTGGTCCCTGCGTTTACTTCGGCATTCCGGAACTCTTCAAGTTGCGGGACGAATATTCGCAGGACGATCTGGCGATTATTGGCATTCATACGCCTTATGGTGAAGAGGATGAGGTGACATCGGTAGCGGAACTGGATGAGAAACTGGCCAAAATACGGGAGAAGATCTGGAAAGGAAAAACGATTGAATTTCCGGTGGTTCTCACCCGCTTTCGTAAGGTGCCGTACTATCCCGGTGAAAAGTCGAGTGCGAATGCGATCATGAATGTTGAATATGGCATCAACCGTTTCCCGAGTTCCATTGTGATCGATCGCCAGGGGAATGTTGTGGGGAAACTGGATCTGAGAGACAAGGCGGGACGCGAAGAACTGAGAAAGTTAATTGAAGCGAAGTGACCGGAGCCCGTTACAGTAGAAAGAAACATGTTTGCGTGTTACCTGTAGCGGGTTGGGTTCTTTTTAAATTGCTCCTGCGGTTTCTCTGACGGTTTCCTGTTGTCTTTGACAACCCCGAATTTCATTCGGGGGCACCCTTACTTCCAGACTATTCCGTTGCCTGTTGTTTGCGATAGAGGTGGATGATCATCAGGAAGCAGAGGAAGTCGTAGACGGTGTGAGTGGTGATGGGGATCAGCAGATTCTGGGGGGTGAAGAGGACGAGCAGCAGGCTGAGATAGACGCCCATCAGCGTGGCGACAATCACGTAGAGACGGGTGATCGAGTGCAGAATGCCGAAAATCATGTTGGTCAGGACGATGGCAAAGACCACGCCGAATTGAGTGGACCAGGATTGCAGGACGCCGCGAAACAGCAGCTCTTCGCCCAGGCCGATGAAGATGCAGAGGATGAACAGTTCCAGTATCGAACCGTTGACAATGCGTGGTCCCAGTTCATCGAGCAGAAACTGTTTGATCTTTTGAAACGCCTGAACGGGCAATGTTACCGAGAGCAGAAAAAACAGAAACATGGGCAGCGCTGCCAGGACGCCGATGAGCAGATCGGTCCAGTTCCAGTTCAGGTTGGTGAGCGGGCTGACGTCCAGAGCCCAGCCCAGTCCGAAAGCAATGACGATGAAGCCGATGGAAAACAGCGAGCCACCCAGGATGAAGAATTGCTGTTCTTGTGGTAGTTGGTCATCCAGTTCTTGTTCGTCGTCCGGGTGCGGCATAAGGGGGCGGTTCACTCTCTTGGTTCAGGTTTAATGGGATTATAGCACTGACGGGGGGGAATCCAACTCCCGAAAGTCTATCCAGGTTTACCAGGTTTCTCTGTTTTAAGGGTGGTGCGAGGGTTTGAAAACTGCATCTTGCAGAAACTCACCATCTCGAATACATTTTCCCAATCTTAACAGGATGTTTTGTGAATCACAGGCGTCTCGTCGGCTGATCGATGAGATTGTCGACTGTTTCTTATCCACACAGTAATTCTTTTTCGAAGAAGCGGTAGTGCAAGGATGCTGCACCGTTTACGTCAATGGCTCTGTCCTGATTTGGCGATCGATCTGGGAACGGCGAACACACTCGTTGCGATCCAGGGCGAGGGGATTGCGCTGGACGAACCCTCGGTGGTGGCGTTGCATAAAGGCAGCCGCAAGATTCTGGGGAAAGGGACCGCGGTCGGAAAGCTGGCCAAACAGATGCTGGGGCGCACGCCGGACAGCATCATTGCGGTACGTCCACTCAAGGAAGGCGTGATCACTGACTTCGAACTCTGCGAGTCGATGCTGCGGTATTTCATTCTCAAGGCCCGCCATCACTCGCGTGGGCTACGACCGCGAGTCGTGATTGCGGTGCCGGGCAGTATTACGCCGGTCGAGAAGCGGGCCGTGTTCAACAGTGCCGAACGTGCAGGCGCAGGTCGGGTTTATCTGATTGAAGAATCGAAGGCGGCAGGCATTGGTGCCGGGCTGCCGATCTCCGAACCGATGGCGAGCATGGTGTGTGACATCGGCGGCGGCACGAGTGAAGTGGCCATCATGAGTCTGGGCGATACGGTGGTGAGCAACTCCGTGCGGATCGGCGGCGACAAGTGTGATGAAGCGATTGTCGAATACATGAAGCAGCATTTCTCGCTGCGGATTGGTGTGCAGACCGCGGAGGACCTCAAGCTGGAACTGGGGAGTGCCTATCCGCTGGAGCAGGAACTGACCGGCGAGGTCAAAGGCCTGGATACGATCAGCAGCATTCCCCGGAAAGCAATCGTGACCAGCGAGGAACTGCGGGAGGCCCTGCATGGTCCGTTGGAATCGATTTTGAACTGCTGCAAACAGACGATCGAACAGTGTAAGCCGGAACTGGTGGCGGATCTCGCGGATAATGGAATGGTGCTGACCGGCGGTGGTGCGCTGCTGAGGGGATTGGAATATTATATGAGCGAACAGCTGGGGATTCCGGTGCGGGTGGATGAAGATCCGCTGCGGACTGTGGCCCGCGGGACGGCGATCTGCCTGGAACATCTGAGCCAGTGGCGGCATGCTTTTGATAATGGCGAAGGTGACTTTTAAAAGGACGGGCCCGGATCGATGAAGCGAGAATCCCGATCAGCAGAGATCAAGCTGGTGCTCCTGGCGCTGCTAGTCGGCATCGGTCTGTATCTGGTTCCTGGAGAGTATTCGGGGCGGTTGTATAATCTGATGCGGGATGCGGTGCGTCCCGGACTGACGCTGGTGCAGGCGTTGAAAGACCGGAAGACTCCGGAAGTCAAACAGAGTGCACCGGACGGACGTGTAAAACAGCTGGAACGGAAACTGGCGGCGGCCGCGCAGGAGAACCGTCGGCTGGCGCTGGAGCGGCTGCAACTGGCTGAAGAACTGGCGCAGCTCAAGCGGACAGGCGCCCCCGATTACGAGACGCAGCAGAGCGAACGGCTGCTGGTGCCCGATCTGATCGAGGCAAACATTCTGGGCGAGGCGGCAATCGCGCTGCTCAGAGAGGGACGGTTGCTCGATCAGGGCGAGACGCAGGGCGTATTTGAATCTTCGTTTGTACTCCAGTCGGATCTGCCTGCGATTGACCAGGGCGCCGCCCAGGGAATGAAAGCGGGTTACTCGCTGTATGCGGGACAGGCGGTGATTGGCAAGATCAGCGAGGTCGGCAAGTGGACGAGTACGCTGATCCCGATCACGTCAGTCAAGTATCGGGGGTCGGCCCGGATTGCCCGCAAAACCGAACAGGGGCTGCAACTGGGCACGGATGGTATCCTGGTGGGGCGCGGCGAAGGAAAATGTGAGCTGTTACAGATCCCGCCCACTGAATCGATTCAGGTGGGGCAGGAAGTCTATACGGGCGAAGTCGATCGCGAGTTGCCCTTAAGCATGCAGTCGACGCTGGGGCAGCCAATGTATTACGGGCGCGTGATCGAGGCCGAGCTGCCCCGCGGCGCACCCTACTGGAAAATCATTGTCGAACCGGCGGTCAAGCTGTCTGAAGTACGCCAGGTCAGCGTACTGCGACAGATTATCAACCCGCGACGGATGCTGGCGAACTGAGAAAGGAATCCACGGTGAAAGTTTTCAGCTTACTGTTGCTCTGTTACCTGGCAATCATCGCGCAACTGGTGCTGGTGCCCGAAATGAGCGTGGTCGGCAGCCGACCTCATCTGCCGCTGGTTGTGCTTTGTCTGGCGCTGTTCTGGTTGCGGGACGCACAGGTGTTTGTCTGGGCGATTCTGACAGGCATCATTTGTGAGACGTTCGACAACGCGCATGCGGGGACCGGCGTCCTGGTTTTGACGGGGCTCTGCTGGCTGGCGTATCGGATTCAGGTGCAGTTCGAACTGCGGTCCCTGGTGAGCCGTTCGGCTGTGATGCTGGGGCTGGCGTTTGCCTTTGAATGTCTGTTTCAGATGGTGAACCGGAGCGACTTCAGGTCTCTGTCGGAACTGTCCAGCATGCTGCCGGTTTCCGCGGGCAATGCTGTTTATACGGCTGTGGTGGGACTGGTGTTGCTGCTGATCTGCAAAATGGGTCGGTCTTTGTGGCCTTTCTCTGGCAATTCCGATTTTGCGGCCAGACACTCCTACACCTCCCGTTATTCCCACTGATCTGTTTCCCGTTGAGGGAACTGAGGAACTTTGAATCTGATGCGAAACCGTCCTGGCAATGATCACATGACGCTGGAAAACGAGGCCGGTGGCCAGTCGTTTCAGGTGGATCGTCTGCCCGGCGTACGTGTGTTTCTGCTGGGGCTGATTCTGGTAGTCCCCCTGCTGGCGGTCAGCGGGCGGCTGATGTTCATTCAGATGATGAACGCGGAACATTTTTACTCCCGGTTTGGCCAGACAACAGAGTCGTTTGAAAGTATTCCGAGTCGGGACGGGCGGATCGTATCCATTGATGGTCGCGTGCTGGCGCTGGATGTGGAACGCTTTGATCTGCAGGCGCATTATCGCTGGCTGGAAGAACCGCCGAACCCGCGGTGGTTGAAACAGCAGGCGCTGACGTTGCTAGAACCAGTGGAACGTCGCGATCAGGAGAAGGTCAAAGCGGCGCAGGAACAGGTGCTGGCCCGACGGCAACAGCTGTGGGAAGAGCTGGCGCAGGTCATGCGGACCACACCTGAAGAATTGCAGACATCGTGCCGGGACGTGCAAGAGCGGGTGGAGACGATTATCGAGAGCGTCAATCAACGGGCCTCTCAGAAGGAGAACGATAGCGAAGTCACAGAAGCGGAATCGGAAACGAAGACCGTCACAAAAGAGGACCAGCTGCAGCAGTTCTGGTCGCTGCTGAAAGACGCGTTAACGCGGCCGCCCCGCCGTCCGCGGCGCGAACGAATTGTGGTGCGCGAGGAGCTGGATTATCACACGCTGGCGTCCGGGATTCCGCGTGAGATCGCACTGGCGATCTCGGCTCATCCGGAGCGGTTTCCGGGAATTCATATCCAGGTGGCGACGTTGCGCGAATATCCGCAGAAGACGCTCGCACCGCACGAGATCGGGATTCGGCATCGGATCGATGAAAAGACGCTGGAGGCGCGCAAGCTGCGGTTTCCGGAGGGGGATCCACTGGATTACCAGGAGGGGGACCGGATCGGCAAGATGGGGGTCGAACGGACCTACGACCGTTACCTGCGCGGCTTGCGTGGCTTGAAAAAAGTGATCAAGAACCGACAGGGAGAAATCATCCGGACCGAAATCGTTCGCGAGCCGAAATCGGGCGACGATGTGGTACTGACGCTCAATACCAGCCTGCAGGACGAAGTACAGAATCTGCTGGATGAATCGTTGCATGAGCTGCGTCAGGGGACCGAGGAGCAGCCGGCGGAGCAGACGGATCCGGCAGCCGGCGGTTGTGTGGTGGTGCTGGATGTGCGAACCGGTGCGATCGTGGCGACGGCAGCGGCACCGCGGTACGATCTGAATCTGCTGCTGCATCCGACTCCCGAAGAGTGGCAGGCGGTTCTGAACGATCCGCGTCGTCCACTGTTTCCCCGGGCCACACAGATGATGCTGCCGCCCGGTTCGACGTTCAAAGCGCTGACCTCGATTGCATTGATGGAAAGTGGCAAGGTCGACCCGGATGAACCGTATGTCTGCCGGGGGTATCTGGATCGTCCCGATCGGCATCGCGACTATATTTACCGTCACTACGGCGTGGGGCATAACGAGCTGACACTGACGCGGGCGTTGCGGGAATCGTGTAACGTCTACTTCTTTCAGGCGGCCCGGAAGATGGGACCGGAGACGATTTATCACTGGGCCGATCAACTCGGGTTCGGCAAGCCGACGGGCATCGATATTCCGGGGGAGCGGGGCGGACATCTGCCCGATCCCTCTCCAGCAAAACCGGGGAAAAAATCGCCCTGGTATCCGGGGGATACCCTGGGAATGGCCATTGGTCAGTCGCGGCTGACGGTGACGCCGCTGCAGATCGCGCGGCTGATGGCGGTGGTGGCGAATGACGGAGAGCTGGTGGTGCCCCACCTGGCACATAGTATCGTGCCCTCTGCTGAATCAGCCACTACGACGCGGCAGATGATTTCGTATCCGCGGCGGTACGTGAGCGGCATTCATCCGGGGACGCTGGAACGGGTGCGGGAAGGATTGATCGAGGTGGTCGCGCATTCACGGGGGACCGGATATAAAACGGTCCGTCTCAAGGAAATCACGATTGCCGGTAAAACGGGGACCGCAGAAACCGGAGGCGGGAAGAACGACCATGCCTGGTTCGCGGGATTCGTCCCCGCGCAGCGACCGAAGTATGCGTTTGCCGTAGTGATCGAGCATGGGGGCTCCGGGAGCCGCGTGGCGGGGCCAGTGGCGCAGAAGCTGGTGCGGGCGATGCTCGATTCCAGCCTGCTGCAGCCAACCCAACCGAAGTTGCAGGCAAACTGAAGCTTGCCTGCGTGACTTCTATTTTTCCTCTTTGGGAGGAATGAGCGCTTCTGGCTGATCGATGTGCAGGTAGTGCCCATGATCGGCGGTGAGGATCACGACGGTGTCCTGCCAGTTGCTGTGCTTTTCGACCCAGTCGGTGATGACTTTGAAGGCGGCTTCCCCGCTTTTGACGGCTCCGATGGAGTTATCGAGGTTGTTGTCGTGGTTGGCCCAGTCGACATCGCCGGCTTCGACGAGTAGCCAGAATCCCTTTTTATTCTGGCTGAGAACATCGAGGGCAGACTCGGTCATGTCGGCCAGGGTGGGGTTTTCTTTAATGTCTTCCGTCGAGTATTTTTCGGCACTGTTTTTCAGTCCGGGAGCGGGCTGGTAATCCCCGTCTGCGGTCTGAAAGGGGAGGTGGGCGGCGTAGTTGCCGACACCATAGACGCCCAGCAGGCGGGTCTTATTTTTGATGGCGGACTGAGTGGCCTGCTGGAGACCTGTTTTACCAGAAACGCCAGGAGACCTGAGAGCGACCGTGTACTTTCCGCCGTGCTTGACGTCGGCTTTTTCGATGGTTTCCTCGGAGATGTATTTCCAGCCGGGGACGAAGTTCTTACCGTGCGATTTCCCGCCGGACTTTTTCTCCATGGTGCCGAACCCGCCGCCGAGGACGACGTCCAGACCGGGCAGGGAATCATTGGGATGGGAGATCGAAGACTGGCCGACGAGGTCGCGGGCGATGTCCTGGTAATCGTTGCGGCTGACGTTGTGAGCATAGGCGGCTGCGGGAGTCGCGTGTGTGATCGGGACGCTGGTAACGACGCCGATGGCATAACCGTCCTGCTGCGCCTGATGGGCAATCGTCGTCACCGGGGCACCGGTGGGATCGACGTTGATGGCATTGTTGTAGGACTTGATTCCCGCGGTCATGGAGGTGGCGGTATTTGCGGAGTCGGGATAGGCGTGCTCCCCGTAATTGTTACTGGGGCTGCCGATGAGGTACTTTTTGTCTTTGCCCGGCGTCCAGGGGTTGGGCCCCCCTTTTTCCGCATTGTATCCACCGCGGATTTTGCCTCCGGGATTCAAGACGCTCTGTTTGTCGACGTCCACGTTGGTGGCCGCGTTATGAGGCGCGGTGACCATGAAGCCGAACTGGGACGTGCCGGCTGCAGGATAATCCTGGAAGTAGAGGCCAGTTCCGCGACCGCTTTGATATTTGTCAGCACGATTATAATAGAGGGCGGCGGCCCGGGTGGTCTGCCAGTCCATGCCGTCAAAGACGACCAGGATGATGTTTTTCTTGCCTGCTTTGAGGGCGGCTTCCTGAATGTTGTAGAGGTTGGTCTGGTCCAGGTATTCCGCTGTGGCGTTCACGCTGTTTTCGGGGAGGTAGCCGTAAATGGATTCGAGTTTTTTCGCATTGCGGTAAGGGCTGTTCTGACCCGTGTAGGAATTCAGGTCGATTCCCTGGCCGGCGTCTTTGGTGCCAAAGGTGTAGACGGGGATCAGCCGCAGCGAGTGGGTGGACCACTGGGTATAGTTTTCTGGATCGAAGCCCCAGTGTGCGATGGGACTTTTCTTATTGCGAATGGCTTCGGTCTGGATCTTGCGAATGTGGTCGGCCTCCGGTTTTTTCGCGGAGACGGGCGAACAGATTGCCAGTAAAACCAGCGCGAACAGGCTGGCAGAAACAGCGCGTTTCATGGGATCCTCTATGATGATATCTGTAATTGGTTTGTGGTGAGTTGAGGAAGGTCGTCTCAATATTATAGGGGGGAGCGGGTCGGGTTTGTAAAGCGTGGGACTGTGAAGCGTGTGTGAAGTTTTCAAGATTCACGGCACTGTCGATTCTGGTAACGACTTACGTCACGCGACAGGGAACGAATTTTCTGGCCCGGACTGAATTTCTACCGGGATGCGTTCCAGGATCCCTTCCTGGAAAACCGGGTACAGTTTCAGATCGTCCAGATGTACATATCCGATGTGGCAGCCACAAGTCTGATTTGTGCAAGGACGATCGGTGAGGCAGACCTCAAAACCGGGTTCATAAAGATTCCCCAGCCGCTGTTTGATGAAGTGGCAGCGATAGATTTCGCCGGCACCGTCCACGGAAATCACACTGGAGCCACACCGGCAACTGCGACCCAGGCTCGCATGATATTGAGTATTGAGTTCAAACAGCGGATCGATGGCTGTGAAGCGTTCGAGGAGTTCGCCCTGGTAATCGACGTTCGAACTTTTGGCAGCGTTGACCCAGAGGTAGATGTCGTCGGGGAGTTCCGCACGGAGTCGTTCGATTTCTTCCAGATCTTCAGGAAGTCCGACAGAGCCGACACTGTGTGCCACGCCCAGTTCGGTCAGCCGTCGCGACTGAGAGAGGAAGCGGGCCCGCGTGGTCTGCGAGGGATGAAAAGTGCACCAGAGGGCCAGCCGGGAGGTATTCGCGTTTTCGATCCAATCTAAATCATAAGAGAGATTGGTCTGGGCGGCGACTTTTTCGACTTGCTCGAGGCGGGTCAGTTCACAGATGGCTGCCTGATACCAGCGGCGGGTGAGTGCTTCTCCCCAGGGGGTGAAGAAGAGGGAGAGTGAGTCGCCCGTGCGGGTTTTGATCCAGTCGACCAGGCGTTCGAGGGCCAGACGATCGGTTTTTAATTCGGCAGCGGTTTCATGGCGTTTGGCAAAGGGGCAGTAATGACAGTCGTAGTTGCAACTGGAGAGGGGGCCGCGATATAGAATGCTGAGAGTTACTGGCATTGAAACGTCTCCATACACTGCAGGACCTGTTCCGAGTAGAGCCAGGGGCCGATCGTGTCCGAACGTTCGAGACCGGTTGATGTGAGGATGATCGTATCGGCGGTGATCCGGGCGAGGCCATGCTCTGCCAGTTCCTCCAGCGCGGGAAAATGATCCAGGACATCTGCCCCGAATGTGTCTGCATAGAAGTCACGGGAGAGCCCCGTCGTCTGCAGGAGCGAGAGGATGAGAAAGCGGCGGCGCTGTTCATCGCAGTTCAGTTGAAAACCGTAGTCGACAGAAGCGAAGGACTCCGGCTCCTGTTCCAGATAGTGGGCGATGATGGCCGCTACGCTGCTGCGGCCGACCGCGAATTCGCTGGAGTAGTGGGTGCGGCTGGTGTAAGAGCGGGCACCGCAGCCCAGACCGATCATGCCATCCGTCTGACAGCAGTACTGTGTATCGTGGGGTTGTGTTGAGTCCTCTAAGCGAAACATGCGGAGCGAGTGTTGAGCGTATCCGTGTTCCAGCAGGAAATCTCTTCCGGCGCGGTAGAGGGTGAGGCGATGGTCGTCCCACTGTTGCTGTTTGCGTCCCAGACCGGTTAAGGGGCGGACATAAAGGGGGTAGAGATAGATTTCTTCCGGTCGGAATGCCAGTGCCTGCTGCAGGGAGTTAAGAAAGCTGGCGGCAGTCTGACCGTCAGCCCCGTAGATCAGATCGAGATTGAGAGTGGGAAAGCCGGCACTGCGGACCAGATCGAGGGCCTGCAGAATTTCCTTCCGTTTCTGCGGACGTCCGAGGTGGAGGGCTTCCTGTTCGTCAAACGACTGAATGCCGAGACTGATGCGGTCGACTCCCTGTGCGCGGATGAGGGTTACTTTTTCTGCGGTCAAGGTGGCGGGTGAGCCTTCGATGCTGGCAGGGATTTGCTCTGGGCTGGTATGCAGTTCCTGTTGCAGGATCTCAAATAACTGTGCGAGTTCGTCGGGCTCCAGGTAGGTGGGGGTGCCTCCGCCGATCGCGAGCTGGGAGAAATGAAAGTCGGGCAGCTGATCGCGCACCTGTCGGGCCTCGACGCGGAGTTGTTGCAGATATTGAGTGGCGAGATCCGTCTGGGGATTCGAGAGGGTAAACAGGTTGCAGAACCCGCACCGGTATTCACAGAAGGGAAGATGCACGTAGAGCGAGAGGTCGGTGCGGTCTTCCGATTCCCAGATCTCCCGCAGGGGGAGGGGACTGGCGAATGGACGATAGGCGGACTTATGCGGATAAGCGTAGCTGTAAGAGACGAACGGTGTTTCCGCGAGCATTGTCTGCAGTTGGGTCATGGCTGGTCTCCCGTCCGGGGAAGCAGGCATTCGAGGTAGGGGACTTCCCAGACGACCGGATGCGAAATGCGATGTCCCCGATAACCGTCTTCGCCGAAGGTCGTGCCGTGATCGGAACAGATGATGCAGAGCAGTGGAGCCCGCTGTTGCAGGGCTGCGAACAGGGGGCCGAGTTGAGCGTCTGCATAGGCGAGGGCTGCGAGCTGGGTTTCGACGGAATCTTCGAGGGCGTCTTGGACGAAGATGCAGCTGGGTTGATGGGTGGCAGAGACGTTGAGGAACAGAAACAGTCGCTGGTCGGCTGGTTGCTGGTTCAGCAGTTCGAGGGTGAAGTCGACCTGGTGTTGTGTGGAGTGACGATCGGTGACGCCGAACGCGGGCTGCCAGTAGCTTTCCTGAAACAGGCCGGGAAGTACGGTGCCGAGCGGGCTCTGTTGATTGAAGAAGCCGACGCCTCCAATGCAGAGGGTGTGGTAACCGCGGTCCGCCAGCCCGGCGACGATATTGTCTGTCGAGAAAACGCAGGTCTGGTCAGCAATGGTTTCGCTGCCGGGAAATTCGAGTGCGAAGAGTCGCGGATGCCGGCCTGGTGCGATGGGAGTGGGGAGAAAGCCGGCGAAAAAGGCCTGGTGGGCGGCAAAGGTGAAATTGCCCGGGGTGTGTCGGCACTCCCAGCCGGTCTCGGGGAGGAGCCGGGCCAGATGGGGGGTGAGTCCCTCTTCCAGCGCGCGGGCAGCGACATCGAAGCGGAGCGAATCGAGGGTGATCAACAGGATGTCGTGAGACCCCAGGCAGGCGCGTGCATCAATCATGGTACCAGAGATTCCAGCGAGTTGAGTGAGGAAATCTGGTAATGCGGCTGCGGAACTTCGTCAGGGAAGGTGCGCTCGAGGTCCATCCAGCAGGTCAGCATACCGATCTGCCGGGCGCCGGAAATGTCCTGGTGGGGATGATCGCCGACGTAGAGTGCCTGTTGGGGAGAGACTCCTAATGCGTGTAAGGCTTGCGAGAAGATTTCCGCGTCCGGTTTTGCCGAGCCGGTCTC contains:
- a CDS encoding TlpA family protein disulfide reductase, whose protein sequence is MRLWLTWMMLMSVLLVSQVDAEEKQQASTEETKPFLVVKLVDQEGKPVVGAQTGMVAIVKGSDREQGLEWDFGHYEQKSDAEGMLRFRDRGQFRSMVYARHAGRGLVAVKRTDLIEDQKSPLVLTMYPECHVTWTIESSQLRQRGKEIGVLRGLSSSENLICQWCQRTGSTLHFFLPQGEFSLLAHSKHISPIEKPIVIKAGQKTLDAGTSDAHAQKWILLEGQPAPEIADVKEWKNSPPIKLSQLRGKVVVLEFWGWWCGPCVYFGIPELFKLRDEYSQDDLAIIGIHTPYGEEDEVTSVAELDEKLAKIREKIWKGKTIEFPVVLTRFRKVPYYPGEKSSANAIMNVEYGINRFPSSIVIDRQGNVVGKLDLRDKAGREELRKLIEAK
- a CDS encoding CPBP family intramembrane glutamic endopeptidase, whose amino-acid sequence is MNRPLMPHPDDEQELDDQLPQEQQFFILGGSLFSIGFIVIAFGLGWALDVSPLTNLNWNWTDLLIGVLAALPMFLFFLLSVTLPVQAFQKIKQFLLDELGPRIVNGSILELFILCIFIGLGEELLFRGVLQSWSTQFGVVFAIVLTNMIFGILHSITRLYVIVATLMGVYLSLLLVLFTPQNLLIPITTHTVYDFLCFLMIIHLYRKQQATE
- a CDS encoding rod shape-determining protein, with amino-acid sequence MLHRLRQWLCPDLAIDLGTANTLVAIQGEGIALDEPSVVALHKGSRKILGKGTAVGKLAKQMLGRTPDSIIAVRPLKEGVITDFELCESMLRYFILKARHHSRGLRPRVVIAVPGSITPVEKRAVFNSAERAGAGRVYLIEESKAAGIGAGLPISEPMASMVCDIGGGTSEVAIMSLGDTVVSNSVRIGGDKCDEAIVEYMKQHFSLRIGVQTAEDLKLELGSAYPLEQELTGEVKGLDTISSIPRKAIVTSEELREALHGPLESILNCCKQTIEQCKPELVADLADNGMVLTGGGALLRGLEYYMSEQLGIPVRVDEDPLRTVARGTAICLEHLSQWRHAFDNGEGDF
- the mreC gene encoding rod shape-determining protein MreC; the protein is MKRESRSAEIKLVLLALLVGIGLYLVPGEYSGRLYNLMRDAVRPGLTLVQALKDRKTPEVKQSAPDGRVKQLERKLAAAAQENRRLALERLQLAEELAQLKRTGAPDYETQQSERLLVPDLIEANILGEAAIALLREGRLLDQGETQGVFESSFVLQSDLPAIDQGAAQGMKAGYSLYAGQAVIGKISEVGKWTSTLIPITSVKYRGSARIARKTEQGLQLGTDGILVGRGEGKCELLQIPPTESIQVGQEVYTGEVDRELPLSMQSTLGQPMYYGRVIEAELPRGAPYWKIIVEPAVKLSEVRQVSVLRQIINPRRMLAN
- the mreD gene encoding rod shape-determining protein MreD, coding for MKVFSLLLLCYLAIIAQLVLVPEMSVVGSRPHLPLVVLCLALFWLRDAQVFVWAILTGIICETFDNAHAGTGVLVLTGLCWLAYRIQVQFELRSLVSRSAVMLGLAFAFECLFQMVNRSDFRSLSELSSMLPVSAGNAVYTAVVGLVLLLICKMGRSLWPFSGNSDFAARHSYTSRYSH
- a CDS encoding peptidoglycan D,D-transpeptidase FtsI family protein, which produces MRNRPGNDHMTLENEAGGQSFQVDRLPGVRVFLLGLILVVPLLAVSGRLMFIQMMNAEHFYSRFGQTTESFESIPSRDGRIVSIDGRVLALDVERFDLQAHYRWLEEPPNPRWLKQQALTLLEPVERRDQEKVKAAQEQVLARRQQLWEELAQVMRTTPEELQTSCRDVQERVETIIESVNQRASQKENDSEVTEAESETKTVTKEDQLQQFWSLLKDALTRPPRRPRRERIVVREELDYHTLASGIPREIALAISAHPERFPGIHIQVATLREYPQKTLAPHEIGIRHRIDEKTLEARKLRFPEGDPLDYQEGDRIGKMGVERTYDRYLRGLRGLKKVIKNRQGEIIRTEIVREPKSGDDVVLTLNTSLQDEVQNLLDESLHELRQGTEEQPAEQTDPAAGGCVVVLDVRTGAIVATAAAPRYDLNLLLHPTPEEWQAVLNDPRRPLFPRATQMMLPPGSTFKALTSIALMESGKVDPDEPYVCRGYLDRPDRHRDYIYRHYGVGHNELTLTRALRESCNVYFFQAARKMGPETIYHWADQLGFGKPTGIDIPGERGGHLPDPSPAKPGKKSPWYPGDTLGMAIGQSRLTVTPLQIARLMAVVANDGELVVPHLAHSIVPSAESATTTRQMISYPRRYVSGIHPGTLERVREGLIEVVAHSRGTGYKTVRLKEITIAGKTGTAETGGGKNDHAWFAGFVPAQRPKYAFAVVIEHGGSGSRVAGPVAQKLVRAMLDSSLLQPTQPKLQAN
- a CDS encoding alkaline phosphatase → MKRAVSASLFALVLLAICSPVSAKKPEADHIRKIQTEAIRNKKSPIAHWGFDPENYTQWSTHSLRLIPVYTFGTKDAGQGIDLNSYTGQNSPYRNAKKLESIYGYLPENSVNATAEYLDQTNLYNIQEAALKAGKKNIILVVFDGMDWQTTRAAALYYNRADKYQSGRGTGLYFQDYPAAGTSQFGFMVTAPHNAATNVDVDKQSVLNPGGKIRGGYNAEKGGPNPWTPGKDKKYLIGSPSNNYGEHAYPDSANTATSMTAGIKSYNNAINVDPTGAPVTTIAHQAQQDGYAIGVVTSVPITHATPAAAYAHNVSRNDYQDIARDLVGQSSISHPNDSLPGLDVVLGGGFGTMEKKSGGKSHGKNFVPGWKYISEETIEKADVKHGGKYTVALRSPGVSGKTGLQQATQSAIKNKTRLLGVYGVGNYAAHLPFQTADGDYQPAPGLKNSAEKYSTEDIKENPTLADMTESALDVLSQNKKGFWLLVEAGDVDWANHDNNLDNSIGAVKSGEAAFKVITDWVEKHSNWQDTVVILTADHGHYLHIDQPEALIPPKEEK
- a CDS encoding STM4011 family radical SAM protein, yielding MPVTLSILYRGPLSSCNYDCHYCPFAKRHETAAELKTDRLALERLVDWIKTRTGDSLSLFFTPWGEALTRRWYQAAICELTRLEQVEKVAAQTNLSYDLDWIENANTSRLALWCTFHPSQTTRARFLSQSRRLTELGVAHSVGSVGLPEDLEEIERLRAELPDDIYLWVNAAKSSNVDYQGELLERFTAIDPLFELNTQYHASLGRSCRCGSSVISVDGAGEIYRCHFIKQRLGNLYEPGFEVCLTDRPCTNQTCGCHIGYVHLDDLKLYPVFQEGILERIPVEIQSGPENSFPVA